The Microtus ochrogaster isolate Prairie Vole_2 chromosome 10, MicOch1.0, whole genome shotgun sequence genome contains the following window.
GCCTTCACCCACAAACGGTTTGTGGTCCTGAAGGCGATGGTGCAAGTCTGGCCTTTCCCTTGTCTCCCACTGGGAGGTCTGATGAAGATGAAGGCATCCTACCTGGAGACCTTACAAATCATACTGGATGGGATTAACATACTGCTTGACCAGAAGGTTCACCCCAGGTACTCTAGGAGGGAGGCTTGGGAGTCTAGGGTAGGGAGAATAGAGAACAGAGGGAAGCTTAGAGGCTTGTGTTGGCTTTGGGAGGATTTCAGAAGCCATTGGAtcattgctgagccatctagGGCTTGAGTATTCAGGACATTTAGGACAGATATAGttattgtgatttcttttatcattttttttaaaagattttatttattatgtatacaacattctgcctccatgtatgcctgcaggccagaagagggtaccagatctcattacaaatggttgtgagccaccatgtggttcctgggaattgaactcaggtcctatggaagaatagtcaatgctcttaaccactgagccatctctccagccctcttttatcattcttaaaaaataaaacctggggATAAATATTAAGGTTATAAACTTGAGAGAATCACAAGTGTCTACTTCCCAGCTCAAAAAGGCCTCGCGACCCCTTGGCCCCACCTCTTTCTCCTCCGAGGGCCTCTTTCTCTTCTCGAGTCCTCCAAGGAACTCCATGATCCATTCTGGCCAGCTGAATGTGAATCCTGCCTCTCGAACCAGTGCCTGACTCCCTTGGATATCAGAGCACAAGCCAGAAAAAGTTCCCATGACACGTAGCTGTGCCTACCCCTGCCTCTTTCCATAGGCGTTAGAAGTGGGACCAGGCCAGATTAGAGAGGAAGGGTTAGAGATCATCAAGGTGAATAGAAGgatcagagagggagggaagtgatGTTGGGAGTAAGAATCAAAATTGGTTCAGGCCTGGTTTCATAGTGCAAGCCTATAGTTTCAGCCCTCGGCCTCAGGCTACAATTTGGCcgagaccctattttaaaaaatggaaaagaagtatGATGGGGGAAAGGTGGGTTCTTGTCTTAATTCTTAGACTTATTTCCTCAACAGTAGCCACAAACTGAGAGTTCTGGATTTGCGTGCTATGCACAAGGACTTTTGGAATGTGTGGGCTGGGGATGAGGCAGCTGCCGGCTCTCTAGAAGTCAAGcgtaagaagaaaacacaaggcaGAGGTGCAAGGGTAGTGGCCAAGCAGTCGTTGAAGGTGTTTATAGACATGTGCCTCAAGCCAAGAGCCCTGGATGCATGCATGTCTTACCTCCTGCTGTGGGTGGAAGGGAGGACAGGCTTGCTGGGCTGTAAGAAGCTGAAGATCTCCACGATCGCTCTCCGGAACATCGTGAAGGTTCTGGAAATGCTGGACCTGGACTATATGGAGGAAGTGGAAGTGTGCTGCACCTGGAAACTGTCCACCCTGGCCAGCTTTGCTCCCTACATGGGCCAGATGCGCAGTCTCCGCAAGTTCCTTCTCTCTCATGTCTGCATCCCTGTCCCCATTTCCCTTGAGGAGAAGGGGAAGTTGATCGACCAGTTTACCTCGCAGTTTCACAACCTGGAGTACCTCCGCGAGCTCTCGTTGGACTCCATCTCCTTCCTTGAAGGTCAACTGGACCGGTTGCTCAGGTGAGGGAAGATGGAGAGCTTTTCCTGAAGACTGCAGCAAAGCCTTTTCTCTCTTGGAACAACTTAGTGATAAAGCTAGAGTTGGGGTGTCCTGCTTTAACAGTGGGGGAAGGAGCTGCAGGGCAGTGGGTGGAGCTAGACACACAGTGATGGTGCCAGACCCTGAGTTAGAATGGGTAATTTGAGTGAGCATACTCTGAGGGGCAGCCTACTGGGTATTGGCATTTATATAGTAGCCGGAATGACTTTAAAACAAACATCCATCCTATCCCTAACCTAACCACAGCTACTCATAGAAAACTAACCACTTGATCTCTCCCTAGGTGCCTGAAGGTCCCCTTGGAGACTCTGTCTATCACTGACTGCCAGCTTTCGGAATCAGATTTGAAGTCCCTGACCCAGTGTCCAGGCATCCGTCAGCTCAAACATCTGGATCTAAGTGGTGTCATACTGACCAACATAAATCCCANNNNNNNNNNNNNNNNNNNNNNNNNNNNNNNNNNNNNNNNNNNNNNNNNNNNNNNNNNNNNNNNNNNNNNNNNNNNNNNNNNNNNNNNNNNNNNNNNNNNNNNNNNNNNNNNNNNNNNNNNNNNNNNNNNNNNNNNNNNNNNNNNNNNNNNNNNNNNNNNNNNNNNNNNNNNNNNNNNNNNNNNNNNNNNNNNNNNNNNNNNNNNNNNNNNNNNNNNNNNNNNNNNNNNNNNNNNNNNNNNNNNNNNNNNNNNNNNNNNNNNNNNNNNNNNNNNNNNNNNNNNNNNNNNNNNNNNNNNNNNNNNNNNNNNNNNNNNNNNNNNNNNNNNNNNNNNNNNNNNNNNNNNNNNNNNNNNNNNNNNNNNNNNNNNNNNNNNNNNNNNNNNNNNNNNNNNNNNNNNNNNNNNNNNNNNNNNNNNNNNNNNNNNNNNNNNNNNNNNNNNNNNNNNNNNNNNNNNNNNNNNNNNNNNNNNNNNNNNNNNNNNNNNNNNNNNNNNNNNNNNNNNNNNNNNNNNNNNNNNNNNNNNNNNNNNNNNNNNNNNNNNNNNNNNNNNNNNNNNNNNNNNNNNNNNNNNNNNNNNNNNNNNNNNNNNNNNNNNNNNNNNNNNNNNNNNNNNNNNNNNNNNNNNNNNNNNNNNNNNNNNNNNNNNNNNNNNNNNNNNNNNNNNNNNNNNNNNNNNNNNNNNNNNNNNNNNNNNNNNNNNNNNNNNNNNNNNNNNNNNNNNNNNNNNNNNNNNNNNNNNNNNNNNNNNNNNNNNNNNNNNNNTTCTCTGCTTGATGTTACAGGGTGAGTGGAATACACTATGATTGTGGTAGCTTTGCAGGCCTCAGTAGCCACCAGCAGCAACCACAAAGTAGCAAGGGATAGGCTTAAACTTTAAATAGGCAACAACCATGCACATGCTTGAAAATCAGTAAAGCAAGGCCGGATGttgttggtggcacacgcctttaatcctagcattcaggaggcagaggcaggaagagctgagcttgagtttaccctggtctacagagtgagttctaggacagccagggcagatAAACAGTAAAGCAGACAGAGTAGTTAAGAAACATCTCTGTTAGTCTAAAGGTACCTAGGTCACAGttgaccaccaccaccagatcTGGTCTTCATCTGACCTGTGTTGGGTCTACAGCTGTTACAGCCTCTTGACTAGGGTGGTTATTAGTAATACTACTGGGGGATTAAACGTAGGGCTCAGCATGCTGGCCAAATGCTCTATCGCTGTGAATCTTTAAAGCATTGCACTGCTGGGGTATATGTTGGATTTAGGGGAATTTTCGTtgtttaaataaatgtgtgttaAAGAAAttggttttctggttttttttttgttttttgttttgttttgttttttcagagacagtctacatagcccaggctgtcctggaactcactgtataccaggctgacctcaaagtctcagagatctgcctgcctctgcctcatggagCTGGGATAGCAAGAAGTCTTGGTATATGTGGTTTATACCAGACTTGAACTCATGGtattcctcctgccttagctcccACTACCATCACCACTAGTGTGGGTTATGAGAgtgtacaccaccatacctggccggGAATGTTGTGGTTTCATTAACTCGCATTTTCAACTCCTCTTTTGGGTATCGGTACCCATTCTTTGagttcatacacacatgtgccatgaatCTCCTCTCCAGAGTCGTTGGATTGGGAATAACAGGGTTGCAGCCTGAgatgtatgtacatgagtgtatCCAAGGGGTGGAggggatgctcaacttactaaacctggatggaggtgggcggtccttggacttcccacaggtcagggaaccctgatggctcttcaagggagagggacttgatcgggggagggggagggaaatgggaggcggtggcggggaggaggcagaaatcctcaataaataaataaatttaaaaaataaaaaaataaaataaaataaaaaaataaaaaaagggaaacagaaatgcAAGTTATCTGTTGAGGGGGGAGGCTCACTGGTCCCAGGGGCCTGTGGCAGGAGCTGCAGTCAGGCACACAAACCTCCTGAAGGGGGCTTATTTGGGACAGAGTGGCTCTGAAGAATTCTCGCAGGCACAGGGCTCTGTCCTTATCTCCTGGCTCCATTTTGGTAGAGCTGGACATGACTGAATCTATGTGAATACGGGTAACTTCCACTAGGACACACTAACCCTCCCCAATGTGGAGCTGAGTGCTAGCTAGAGCCTCTAGATCTCCCCAAACCATGCCTTCCCTCCTTCCGGGTTGCAACCCTTCTTGGCCTAAACTAGTTATGGCTGGTAAAGACAACTAGATTCCCTTGGAATCAAATACTAAGATCACACAGGTATGGAAGGCTTTAGTAAGAGTTCTGTTCCAATATTGTATTTTTTGGGGGACTCGATCATATCAATGAAAAATCTTTCTACTTCCCAAACCAAAGATATCTTGAACTTGTGACATCCTttgatctctgcctcccaagtgctgggattacaggcatgtgccaccacatggtGATTGCGAGGGACTGAGCCTAAACCTAGGGATTCATGCTCGCCaatgagctgcatctccagccatagagcattcagtgctcacagtggccagaagagggcatcagattcccctggaactggagttacaaacaggaACGGccacttgggttctgggaactgaatcttggtcctcagcaagagcaccaaatgctcctaaccactgaaccatctctccagtcccctggagctggtttAGAGATGACACAGGGTATAAGGATGAAAAAGACCAAGGTGCCTGTGGTTGATTGGTTGATTGTGCCTTTAAATAAAGGATTCCTACTGAGTTCCCCAGCTGAGGCCTGATGGTTAGGGGCAGGGGACCTGAAGTATGAGCTTTAGTTTCAACATCAGATGAGGATATGAGCCACATCTAGACAATGAGGCCCGCCTAGGAGCCAATGTACTGATGCATGGTTAGGGCTTAGAAAACATTCAGTTTGCCCTGTTTCTGATAAaacaagaggaagacagagacatgAGAACAGAATGGGACTGAGCTTTGACCCCTGGCCACTGTTAAATCACTGCTCACCACCAAAGCAGAACAGATTCCACTTTTGTGAGTTTAAGAAAGATTTACAAACTATGGG
Protein-coding sequences here:
- the LOC102001916 gene encoding PRAME family member 12; this translates as MSFQATPTLLHLAVRSLLRNEALAVSGLQDLPVELFPPLFKEAFTHKRFVVLKAMVQVWPFPCLPLGGLMKMKASYLETLQIILDGINILLDQKVHPSSHKLRVLDLRAMHKDFWNVWAGDEAAAGSLEVKRKKKTQGRGARVVAKQSLKVFIDMCLKPRALDACMSYLLLWVEGRTGLLGCKKLKISTIALRNIVKVLEMLDLDYMEEVEVCCTWKLSTLASFAPYMGQMRSLRKFLLSHVCIPVPISLEEKGKLIDQFTSQFHNLEYLRELSLDSISFLEGQLDRLLRCLKVPLETLSITDCQLSESDLKSLTQCPGIRQLKHLDLSGVILTNIN